The following nucleotide sequence is from Drosophila kikkawai strain 14028-0561.14 chromosome 2L, DkikHiC1v2, whole genome shotgun sequence.
TCTCATCGCCAGACTCATCGTCCCCAGCTTCGTCCTCGGAAGCATCTTCCTCGAATGGTTGCAGGGCAGCGGCATTATCCAGCTTGGCCATTTCAGCTTTGATCTGTTCGCAGCCTTCCTGGCCAAAGCAATTGCCATCGATATTGAATATGCGTAGCTTGGGCTTGTTTTGCATGGCCGACACTAAAACCAGGCCGccatcgctgtttatttcgttGAAACCCAAATCGACGACCTCCAGTTTGTCATTTGAGTTCTCCAAGGCCTCGCCGAAGTGGTATGCGCCATTGGTACGGATCAGGCAGTCGCCAAAGTTTAGTTCCCGAAGTCTGCACAGAAATATAAgcaaatatacataaaaaccaatataaataattagtttaTAAGCATCTTAACCGACTAGACTCACAAGGGAAGAGACGGCAGGATCTCTGCTATTTGGCCGGCACCTTTGGCTCTCAGGGTGTTGTCATTCATGTTCAGCACTCGGAGGTGCGGATTCTCCTTGAAGGACTCGGCCAGGGCTTGGACCCCCTCAAAGTATATCGAGTTTTGCATCAGGACAATCTCTTCAAATGTCTGCAGCGTCTTGAAAGCCTTGGCCAGTGCCTTGGCACCCACATTCTCCAACCGATTGCGTCCGCCAACGAAAACGCGCAACTGGAGCGGCGATCCCGCCTTCTTGGCATTGGCATGCAGGTCGATGAGAGCTTTGGAGAGCATGGTGCCGCCCTCGGGGCCGAGTCCACAGTTGTAGAGCAGCAGCTCCTGCAGGGAGTAGCAGACGGGCGAGCGTAGGAACTCCTCCAGGCCCCGCATTCCGTTCGGTCCCAAAGCATTGTCGCTGAGATCAAGAACCGTCAGTTTGGCACCCGCCGTAATAAGACCCGCACCAAGATGCTGCAGCGCCACTGGAATCTCGGTCTTGAGGCGGCGCGTAAACAGATTCTTCCACAGGGCCTTCCGGAACTCTGGGTGGCGCTTCAGCGCCTCGCCAATGGCCTGGGCAGCCTCCACGCCGAGCGTGTTGCCATCCAGGTTAAGGTAGTGCACCGTAGACTGGTTGTTGAGCGCGTCCACCACTTCCTGGGCTACTCAGGGGGATTAAGTTAATCCTTCTAGGGAATAAATGTAGCGTCACTCTACTCACCATCGGCCGCCGTGTCCCAGGTGCGGGCCTTGTCCTGGAATGTGATGCCCCGCTCCTCGTCAAGCTGGGCCGCCATGTTGACAAAGCTGAAGTTGGATATGGACATGGTGGTTCTGGTTGTGGTTAACGTTAgcttgctttctttttttctgtacTTTAAAACCGGCGTTCTGTTCAGAAAAGGCGGCAGGCAGGATTCTAGCGTGACTGTATTCTACGAATACCTTCACTCAGCCAGAGATGTCTGGTCACTCACAACTTATTAGGGTTGGCCACACTGGCAGCCAGCTGATCGACGCACGTTTAACAACACTGACCCCGAAGCAATTGCAGAAAAATCggaaaacaatgcaaaacaGGGAACTGCGGTGAAGCGCCTGCTGGAAATGAGCTGCAGATTTGGAAACCAGTAAAAGCGCCATGTT
It contains:
- the RanGAP gene encoding ran GTPase-activating protein — encoded protein: MSISNFSFVNMAAQLDEERGITFQDKARTWDTAADAQEVVDALNNQSTVHYLNLDGNTLGVEAAQAIGEALKRHPEFRKALWKNLFTRRLKTEIPVALQHLGAGLITAGAKLTVLDLSDNALGPNGMRGLEEFLRSPVCYSLQELLLYNCGLGPEGGTMLSKALIDLHANAKKAGSPLQLRVFVGGRNRLENVGAKALAKAFKTLQTFEEIVLMQNSIYFEGVQALAESFKENPHLRVLNMNDNTLRAKGAGQIAEILPSLPLLRELNFGDCLIRTNGAYHFGEALENSNDKLEVVDLGFNEINSDGGLVLVSAMQNKPKLRIFNIDGNCFGQEGCEQIKAEMAKLDNAAALQPFEEDASEDEAGDDESGDENADDDDGDQEDEYDEDEGEEYDEHEHANDTTEEADEEDEEYVNIAEETAYVTTNPYVTKLFNETTNSVASDPLSVSNKTMNPIFTPETFCLSQKPCSLEHFDSLDSDNKLRDLQGILNQFNDDNHLLLLVFTTLKCAHLSQSSKAALELAVSLYQLTFDYAIKTKQETRVTNYVLKQLCLLRCEEPFKSDYNIKSCRFALSEAIRSPQFANDNIKNTFKLFLEKIDV